The DNA segment ATAATCCGGTGACGTTCTTCAGCAAACAGATTCTGTAAGCTGAATGTTTCCTCTTTAAATAGCTGTGTCATCACCAAAATAGTTTGAGCCGCACTCGCTTGTTCTAAAGAACTAAACAGCTTTTCTTTCAACTTGCTGTAGTTACGCCGTCCGGTAAATAATTGAGTGCAGCAATGGAAATCCCAGCCGCCTAAATGCAGCACGGCAAATACTAAATTCTCACTTTCCCAGGTAATTTCTGACACTAGCTGTAAATGTCCGACCGCTAGCGTCAATGATCCCATGCGTTGCAGTTGGTAATCTATCTCATTGACGGTGTAACAATAAACTCGCTTTTGGTCTGGATGAGGATATTTAGCTTTTCCAGGATGAGGATTGGGCTTCTCTGTAGATTTGTGATTGCCAAACAGAGAAGTAATGGCATAATGAGCAGCTACTTGCTTTACACTAACTTGGGCAGTTTGCACCAATTGGCGATAAACTTCCCCACCATGTTTGAAACTATCCACATTACTGGGGGCTAAAGACAGGCGTTTAAGGAAATTCTTTTCCAACTGCACACCAGCCACATCTCCAGCCAATTCCAAAGCACGGGAAGCGTAACGGAGAATTTGTGTACCTTCTGGACGCGAAATTTCTTCAAAAAACCAGCCGCAACTGGTGAACATCAGCAAAGCATGACGCTGCATTTCCAGCAAGCGCAAAGCGTCTACTTGTTCGGCTGCGGTGAGTTTGTGGGTTTGATGGCGAGACAGGAAGGAGTTAACATTAGCAGGAGAGCGATCGCGCAACACTTGAATATATTCGTCTCTTGCTAGCCAGGGATCATTAAATAACTGCCCAGCATTTTCCTCATACACCTCAACTAGCTGATCCCGCAGCCAATTTAAACTATCCCGCAGAGGTCGCCGCCATTTTTGATGCCAGACACCACCTTCACCACCACAACCACAGTCATCCTGCCATCTATCGACACCGTGGGCGCAACTCCAAGCTGTGGCGGGTTTAATTTCCGCTTCCCAAGTGGGAGTATTCAGACTGAGATAGTGAGCAAAGTTTGTCACTGTCCAACCGTGTTTAGGAAACTCGCCGATAAAAGCGTAGGCTAAAGTTTTCTCGGTTCCCTTCTTATGGTGTCCGAAGGTTTCCCCATCTGTAGCCACAGAAATTAACTGTGCTGGACGGTGATCCCCACGTACCGCCGAACCGATGCGGCCAGCAAAGTGACTGGAATTATAAACCACATCACTAAAACCCATATCCCGTGAAATCGGACCATCGTAGAAGAAGATATCAATGTAAGGGCGGGTATCAGTGCCGCTACTACCTTGTAGATAACAGCGATAAGGACGGGTAGGATCAATCTGACTACCGCCGACTTCTTGCCATTCTGGGTGAGGATCATCCTCAGTTGGTAGGGGACGGCAACGCTGCGCTTGAGATGGTGCCAGGATAATAAAGCGAATACCTTCAGCCACCAAAGCTTCTAAAGTGGGGTAGTCCACACCCGTTTCCGCTAACCACATACCTTCGGGATCACGCCCAAACCGAGAGCGAAAATCTTCTTTCCCCCAGCGAATTTGGGTGTATTTATCCCGTTCATTAGCCAGAGGCATAATTATGTGATTGTATACCTGCGCGATCGCATTACCATGACCATGCAAGCGCTGACAACTCTTGATGTCTGCCTCCAAAATTCGCTGATACACCTCAAAATCGTAGCGTTCTAGCCACGACATCAGCGTAGGCCCCATATTAAAGCTGAAATATTCGTAATTATTCACAATCTCTACAACTTCACCCTGGTCATTGCAGACCCTGGCAAAAGCATTGGGGCGATAGCATTCCCAGTGAATGCGTTCATTCCAATCATGGAAAGGTGCAGCACTGGGTTGGCGTTCAATCGCGT comes from the Nodularia sp. NIES-3585 genome and includes:
- a CDS encoding DUF3536 domain-containing protein; protein product: MTSAAERPVSPGVSFTSHSTPHDTHQTDPLKQATGVYVTVHGHFYQPPRENPYLDAIERQPSAAPFHDWNERIHWECYRPNAFARVCNDQGEVVEIVNNYEYFSFNMGPTLMSWLERYDFEVYQRILEADIKSCQRLHGHGNAIAQVYNHIIMPLANERDKYTQIRWGKEDFRSRFGRDPEGMWLAETGVDYPTLEALVAEGIRFIILAPSQAQRCRPLPTEDDPHPEWQEVGGSQIDPTRPYRCYLQGSSGTDTRPYIDIFFYDGPISRDMGFSDVVYNSSHFAGRIGSAVRGDHRPAQLISVATDGETFGHHKKGTEKTLAYAFIGEFPKHGWTVTNFAHYLSLNTPTWEAEIKPATAWSCAHGVDRWQDDCGCGGEGGVWHQKWRRPLRDSLNWLRDQLVEVYEENAGQLFNDPWLARDEYIQVLRDRSPANVNSFLSRHQTHKLTAAEQVDALRLLEMQRHALLMFTSCGWFFEEISRPEGTQILRYASRALELAGDVAGVQLEKNFLKRLSLAPSNVDSFKHGGEVYRQLVQTAQVSVKQVAAHYAITSLFGNHKSTEKPNPHPGKAKYPHPDQKRVYCYTVNEIDYQLQRMGSLTLAVGHLQLVSEITWESENLVFAVLHLGGWDFHCCTQLFTGRRNYSKLKEKLFSSLEQASAAQTILVMTQLFKEETFSLQNLFAEERHRIMRLISQETLTRLDQLYSQVYRNNYGVLMAFHRDELEVPQELQVAAEIALGSRCMLTLRSLEQDITDSGLSLSHIIELEAIATEAKHLHCHLNIPEGKQILEQLIMRLLWQLLHDANGSFAIEIQCLERLIDVSYQLNIGISLHKSQELYFSCLQSQILPLCITSLSNKEDNNQCRQLLKLGKKLAVDVSHILSKLD